Within the Streptosporangiales bacterium genome, the region ATCCTTCCGGATGACACGGTCGCGGTCACCTACGACCGTCCCGGTCTCGGCGACAGCGACGCTTCTGACGATTCGGTGCGACGCCGTTACGGCGCCGCGATGTCGACGCCGAGTGACATGGTCGTCTCGCGTACCCGCGTCGCCACCTCCACGGCGTTCGGCCCGTCGCTGTGCACGCAGAAGCTGCCGCAGCCGGCCATGGACACCCCGGTGCCGGCCGCGGTGCCGACCGTGCCCTCACCGAGATATCGACGTACCTGCGACTCGGAGTACTCCGGATCGGTCCACTGCTTGCGCGGCTCGATGATCAGCCGGCCCTCCGCCGTGTACTCGAGGTCCGTGTAGACCTCGGGTACCACCCGTACGCCGCGCCGGTCGAGCTCGGTGCAGAACGCCACGCCGTCTGCCGGCGCCGGCCAGTAGACCATCACGTCTTCCCCGCAACGCGCCACGGCATCTGCGGCCGCTACGGCCAGCGAGTCGTCGTCGCGAAGCAGTGCGAAGAACGCGCCGTGCGCCTTGACGTGGTGGAGTCGACCGCCGAGCGCGTCGACGAATCCCTTGAGCGCGCCCGTCTGGTACGTGATGTAGTCGGCGGCCTCGTCGGGACGGAGCGCCAGCTTCCTGCGTCCGAAGCCGAGCAGGTCGGGAAACCCGGGGTGCGAGCCGATCGCCACGTCATGCTCGAGGCACAGCTCCACGGTCCTGCGCATGATGCCGGGGTCGCCCGCGTGGAAGCCACACGCGATGTTCGCCGACGAGATCAGCTTCATCAG harbors:
- the pxpA gene encoding 5-oxoprolinase subunit PxpA, translated to MSKTFDINCDMGEGFGVWSLADDEALMKLISSANIACGFHAGDPGIMRRTVELCLEHDVAIGSHPGFPDLLGFGRRKLALRPDEAADYITYQTGALKGFVDALGGRLHHVKAHGAFFALLRDDDSLAVAAADAVARCGEDVMVYWPAPADGVAFCTELDRRGVRVVPEVYTDLEYTAEGRLIIEPRKQWTDPEYSESQVRRYLGEGTVGTAAGTGVSMAGCGSFCVHSDGPNAVEVATRVRETTMSLGVDIAAP